The following are encoded in a window of Elusimicrobiota bacterium genomic DNA:
- the qmcA gene encoding Protein QmcA — protein sequence MGFVSGLIGSVLFPFLVLGFIIVYNGARVLAEYERGVVFRLGRLIDVKGPGLIIIIPFVDRMVRVDLRTITLDVPVQEVITRDNVTVKVNAVCYFRVLDPNKAVVAVQNYIVATSQIAQTSMRSVVGQVALDELLSNREELNARLQKIIDHQTDPWGIKVSIVELKDVQIPENMQRAMAQQAEAERERRAKIINAEGELQASQKLAEAAGVLGKEPGALQLRYLQTAREMTSGKSSTIIFPLPIDLMNAFAKLVNKS from the coding sequence ATGGGCTTTGTGTCAGGTTTGATTGGTTCGGTGTTGTTTCCTTTTCTCGTTTTGGGGTTTATCATTGTTTATAACGGCGCGCGGGTCTTAGCGGAATACGAACGCGGCGTCGTGTTTCGGTTGGGCCGTTTGATCGACGTAAAAGGCCCAGGCCTCATCATTATTATTCCTTTCGTGGACCGAATGGTGCGGGTGGACCTGCGAACTATCACATTGGACGTGCCCGTTCAAGAAGTTATCACGCGAGACAATGTCACCGTGAAAGTGAACGCCGTTTGTTATTTCCGGGTTTTGGATCCGAACAAGGCGGTGGTGGCAGTCCAAAATTATATTGTGGCCACCTCCCAAATTGCCCAAACCTCCATGCGCAGCGTGGTCGGCCAAGTGGCGCTGGACGAACTTCTCTCCAACCGCGAAGAACTCAATGCCCGCCTCCAAAAGATTATCGACCACCAAACCGATCCATGGGGCATTAAAGTCAGTATCGTTGAATTAAAAGACGTGCAGATTCCTGAAAATATGCAACGCGCCATGGCTCAACAAGCCGAAGCAGAACGGGAACGCCGCGCCAAAATCATCAACGCGGAAGGAGAGCTTCAAGCCTCTCAAAAACTGGCCGAAGCGGCTGGCGTGCTTGGCAAAGAACCCGGCGCGCTTCAACTGCGATATCTGCAAACCGCTCGGGAAATGACCTCGGGCAAAAGCTCCACGATCATTTTTCCGCTGCCCATCGACCTCATGAATGCTTTCGCCAAATTGGTGAATAAGTCCTAA
- the pilT_5 gene encoding Twitching mobility protein translates to MATLDILFKQLVRKGGSDLHLYTNGCPVVRIDGHMQTLLDESMISAEQMRTLLMEIAPKSNWDTYIQTGDTDFAYELVGEGRFRCNYFLDSKGMGAVFRLIPSKIRSMQELGLPAVVTEWAKLSKGLIIVTGPTGSGKSTTLAAIIDHINATRLDHIITIEDPIEFVYQNKQCTINQREVKRHTQDFKTALRAALRQDPDVVLVGEMRDLETFEIAMETAETGHLVFATLHTTTAASTIDRIINQFPEGQRDQIRVMLSSTLRGVLAQVLCKNLVKGRTAAMEILSVNPAIANFIREGKTHQIPSSIQTGSKEGMQLMNDALANLVRHQIVSFDEAYLRSSDKSDLQLRLKSA, encoded by the coding sequence ATGGCCACACTCGACATTCTGTTTAAACAATTGGTGAGGAAGGGGGGATCGGATCTCCACTTGTATACCAACGGATGCCCCGTTGTCCGCATCGATGGCCATATGCAAACCCTGCTGGACGAATCAATGATAAGCGCGGAACAAATGCGCACACTTCTCATGGAAATTGCGCCCAAGTCAAATTGGGATACCTACATACAAACGGGCGACACGGATTTTGCCTATGAATTAGTCGGAGAAGGTCGATTTCGTTGTAATTATTTTCTGGATAGCAAGGGCATGGGAGCCGTGTTTCGATTAATCCCCTCAAAAATAAGATCGATGCAAGAATTGGGGCTACCCGCGGTGGTCACGGAGTGGGCAAAACTTTCCAAGGGACTCATTATCGTGACGGGGCCCACAGGATCTGGAAAATCGACCACTCTGGCGGCGATCATCGACCACATCAACGCCACCCGGCTAGACCACATCATCACCATTGAAGACCCCATTGAATTCGTGTACCAAAACAAACAATGCACGATTAACCAACGGGAAGTCAAACGCCACACCCAAGATTTTAAAACCGCGCTCCGCGCCGCTTTGAGGCAAGATCCCGATGTGGTGCTCGTGGGAGAAATGCGCGACCTGGAGACATTCGAGATTGCCATGGAAACGGCAGAAACAGGTCATTTGGTTTTCGCCACACTTCACACCACCACCGCCGCCTCCACCATTGACCGCATCATCAACCAATTTCCAGAAGGCCAACGCGATCAAATTCGTGTCATGTTGAGTTCCACCTTGCGCGGCGTGTTGGCGCAAGTCCTGTGTAAAAACCTGGTCAAAGGACGAACCGCCGCCATGGAAATTTTAAGCGTGAACCCCGCCATCGCCAATTTTATTCGGGAAGGTAAAACGCATCAGATCCCTTCGTCCATACAGACCGGATCCAAAGAGGGCATGCAACTGATGAATGATGCCCTTGCCAATCTTGTTCGACACCAAATTGTCAGTTTCGATGAAGCCTACCTCCGGTCTTCTGATAAAAGTGATTTACAGTTACGCCTCAAAAGCGCTTAA
- the mdtC_1 gene encoding Multidrug resistance protein MdtC, with protein MIELFLKKRVFTNLLTLFMVSLGFYQFLTVRKEAFPKISIDWVNISTIYPGAAPEEVEKLVTTPIEKQLKTVDGIDRVQSFSLESRSTIAVKLLEDLSLSEKNRVINDIQQAVNRAEDIPKETEDPLVQELTFDEPLITLSVAGGTIEDRDIFAEELTDVIEEIPGVSRVDQVGDLPREIWVEVDQNALHKQRLTLEEVANAIRLHNMDASAGLVKIGTKELFVRVIGAAKTAAEIGEMVIRGNDEWSTLKVKDVGQVTERFEEGRTLTKTNGLSSINLQVKKVRTGDTVKLSKAVRKVKTEFDSKAKEKNLSLLISDDVSFFINRRYSIMVNNMIQGGVLILIALFVFLDWRLALVAAIGVPISFGAALSVAVPLGFTINLISLLAFIIVLGMLDDDSVVVAENIYRHMEMGKTPQQAAIDGTKEVVRPVLAAILVSSCGFLPFAMTSGIMGKILFVIPVIIILCFLSSLFEAFFILPSHVVDLMPLGKPVQESSEGRWYMAVLNTYKRVMSWVMTHRVKFFSLVILFIVLTGVVAKMRLKFILFPEGLVEQFFINLEMPTGTHLNESDRVFQKIEQAVMQLPPEEFDVMTGLIGFKMAEDGSFRYGTQYAQARVFLTPVEKRKRKSKAIIEELREKVGLPEGSGKITFEELQAGPPVGKAVDVRVRGRDPDVIATIVEEIKKELTQMTGVSDIRDSRDGGKDEVRLILDDRKAGFANLTATNVGRNILYAVDGGEVSKIRRGTEEIKIKVKLIEAQRSSKKDLLQLDILNPQGRNIKLGAVASTHITPGKPYIEHYKFRPAVQVTAQVDTKLITSQEANNRIVEKFKDLPKRHPGYELIYGGEAEETAKSMRSLGHAFFVVLALDFVILATLFGSYGQPLIILLLTVPIGLVGVVYALILHNQPASFMAMLGVVSMTGVVINNAIVIVNFINEHRKTGLPLEQAVIEAGAQRLRPIWASSLTTLLGLFPTAYGWGGYEPFVAPMALSLAWGLAISMPMTLILIPMSYVIMDDLSKYFGNLFSGPKTALLNLIRRITH; from the coding sequence ATGATTGAGCTCTTCTTAAAAAAACGGGTTTTTACGAATTTGCTGACCCTCTTTATGGTCAGTTTGGGTTTTTATCAATTCCTCACAGTTCGAAAAGAAGCCTTCCCCAAAATCAGCATTGATTGGGTGAACATTTCAACCATTTATCCGGGCGCCGCACCTGAAGAAGTGGAGAAATTGGTCACGACTCCCATTGAAAAACAACTTAAAACGGTGGACGGGATTGACCGGGTGCAATCCTTTTCGCTGGAGAGCCGTTCCACCATCGCGGTCAAACTGCTGGAAGATTTATCGTTGTCAGAAAAAAACCGCGTCATCAACGATATCCAGCAAGCGGTGAACCGCGCCGAAGATATCCCCAAAGAAACGGAGGACCCCCTGGTTCAAGAACTCACGTTTGATGAACCTTTAATTACTCTTTCGGTGGCTGGAGGAACCATTGAAGACCGAGATATTTTTGCCGAAGAATTAACCGATGTTATTGAAGAGATTCCTGGTGTTTCCCGTGTTGACCAAGTGGGCGACCTCCCTCGTGAAATATGGGTTGAAGTCGACCAAAACGCCCTGCACAAACAACGGCTAACCTTAGAAGAAGTCGCCAATGCGATTCGCCTGCACAACATGGACGCCTCCGCCGGCCTGGTCAAGATCGGAACCAAAGAGCTTTTTGTTCGCGTGATCGGAGCCGCCAAAACCGCCGCCGAGATTGGTGAGATGGTCATTCGCGGAAATGATGAATGGTCCACCTTAAAAGTGAAAGATGTGGGCCAAGTTACGGAACGCTTTGAAGAGGGGCGGACCCTCACAAAAACCAACGGGCTATCTTCCATCAACCTCCAAGTCAAAAAGGTTCGCACAGGCGACACCGTAAAGCTCTCCAAAGCAGTTCGAAAAGTCAAAACGGAGTTTGATTCAAAAGCCAAAGAAAAAAACTTGTCCCTTCTCATTTCTGACGATGTTTCATTTTTCATAAACCGACGCTATTCGATCATGGTCAACAATATGATTCAAGGAGGCGTGCTCATCCTCATCGCGCTCTTTGTGTTCCTTGATTGGAGGTTGGCACTGGTCGCCGCGATTGGAGTGCCGATTTCTTTTGGGGCCGCTTTGTCCGTGGCCGTTCCGTTGGGATTCACCATCAACCTCATCTCCTTGCTCGCCTTCATTATTGTTTTGGGAATGTTGGATGACGATTCGGTGGTCGTGGCGGAAAACATTTATCGCCACATGGAAATGGGAAAGACGCCTCAACAGGCGGCTATTGACGGGACCAAGGAAGTGGTGAGACCGGTATTGGCGGCTATTCTGGTGTCTTCCTGTGGGTTCCTGCCTTTCGCGATGACGTCAGGAATCATGGGAAAAATATTGTTTGTCATACCTGTTATCATCATCCTGTGTTTTTTATCCAGTTTGTTTGAAGCCTTTTTTATTCTTCCTTCCCATGTCGTGGACTTGATGCCGCTTGGAAAACCCGTCCAAGAGTCAAGCGAGGGTCGATGGTATATGGCGGTTCTTAACACCTACAAACGCGTCATGTCGTGGGTCATGACCCATCGGGTTAAGTTTTTCTCTTTGGTGATTCTGTTTATTGTCCTGACCGGCGTGGTAGCCAAAATGCGCTTAAAATTTATCCTGTTCCCTGAAGGTCTCGTTGAACAATTTTTCATTAACCTGGAGATGCCCACGGGAACTCACCTCAATGAAAGCGACCGCGTGTTTCAAAAAATTGAACAAGCCGTGATGCAATTGCCTCCCGAAGAATTCGATGTCATGACCGGATTGATCGGTTTCAAGATGGCCGAGGACGGATCGTTTCGGTACGGAACCCAATATGCTCAAGCCCGTGTGTTTCTCACCCCGGTTGAAAAAAGGAAACGTAAATCAAAAGCCATTATTGAAGAGCTTCGTGAGAAAGTTGGTCTTCCGGAGGGGTCGGGAAAAATCACATTTGAGGAATTGCAAGCGGGCCCACCCGTCGGAAAGGCGGTGGATGTTCGCGTTCGAGGAAGGGATCCGGACGTCATTGCGACCATTGTCGAGGAAATTAAAAAGGAATTAACCCAAATGACCGGCGTCAGTGATATTCGTGATTCTCGCGACGGCGGTAAAGACGAAGTTCGCCTCATTTTGGATGACCGAAAAGCCGGATTTGCGAACTTAACCGCCACAAATGTGGGCCGCAATATTCTCTACGCTGTTGATGGAGGAGAGGTCAGCAAAATTCGCAGAGGAACGGAGGAAATAAAAATTAAAGTCAAACTCATTGAGGCCCAACGTTCCTCCAAGAAAGACCTGCTCCAGTTGGATATCCTGAACCCTCAAGGCCGCAACATCAAATTGGGGGCCGTGGCGTCAACCCACATCACGCCAGGCAAACCCTATATAGAGCACTACAAATTCCGTCCGGCGGTCCAAGTCACAGCCCAAGTCGATACAAAACTTATCACGTCCCAAGAGGCGAATAATCGCATCGTTGAAAAATTCAAAGATCTTCCCAAACGCCATCCCGGATATGAATTGATTTATGGAGGAGAGGCGGAGGAAACGGCCAAATCTATGCGATCTTTGGGCCATGCCTTTTTTGTCGTTCTCGCGTTGGATTTTGTGATCTTGGCCACCTTGTTTGGTTCGTATGGCCAGCCATTGATCATTCTTCTTCTGACAGTTCCCATTGGACTTGTGGGGGTTGTGTACGCGCTCATTTTGCACAACCAACCCGCTTCTTTTATGGCGATGCTGGGAGTGGTCTCGATGACAGGCGTCGTCATCAACAATGCCATTGTGATTGTTAATTTCATCAATGAACATCGCAAAACGGGTCTGCCTCTTGAACAAGCCGTTATCGAAGCCGGGGCTCAACGTCTTCGCCCCATATGGGCCTCTTCTCTGACCACACTCTTGGGACTGTTCCCCACCGCTTACGGTTGGGGCGGATATGAACCCTTTGTAGCCCCCATGGCCCTTTCGTTGGCCTGGGGATTGGCCATTTCCATGCCCATGACACTCATCCTCATCCCCATGTCCTATGTGATTATGGACGACTTGTCGAAATACTTCGGAAACCTCTTCTCCGGCCCCAAGACAGCGTTACTCAATTTAATTCGCCGTATAACCCATTAG
- the rhlE_2 gene encoding ATP-dependent RNA helicase RhlE, with the protein MGFYKFQLSPELFKSITELGYAEPTPVQAKVIPEAMKGHDIQACAQTGTGKTCAFAIPIIEKLLKQPRAQRPKALIVTPTRELAAQVVSVVGDLAKHTRIKTALLLGGANFNQQVRQLRAGAEVVVATPGRLLDHVKQGTLSLREVHTFILDEADRMLDMGFLPAIRNIVATLPSQRQTMLFSATYSNEIQKLIKQFLKNPVVVELARSQPSQNVTQMAYPVARAQKVALLQAILELGNMTSALVFTRTKHGASRLAETLHRLGKSVTVIHGNRSQSQRQQALLGFKEKRFQILVATDIAARGIDVKDISHVINFDVPVSPEDYVHRIGRTGRAQAVGEAFTLVSPEEMSQLKGIERLIGKPIPRGVIPDFPYQTQPKVFEQNNQSHKPFGQPHQGGRPHNGGRPPQQRHPHRGGRPHQGGRPQNGRPSFGRRHQGGHSQGHDASSNRPPHHRH; encoded by the coding sequence ATGGGTTTTTATAAATTTCAACTTTCACCGGAGCTGTTCAAATCGATCACCGAGTTGGGTTATGCCGAACCAACTCCGGTCCAGGCCAAAGTCATTCCGGAAGCGATGAAGGGGCACGACATTCAAGCCTGCGCGCAAACGGGAACCGGTAAAACCTGCGCTTTCGCCATTCCGATCATTGAGAAATTGCTTAAGCAACCGCGGGCTCAACGCCCGAAGGCCTTAATTGTGACCCCGACGCGAGAATTGGCCGCTCAAGTGGTTTCTGTGGTGGGCGACTTGGCCAAACACACCCGTATTAAAACAGCTTTACTATTGGGCGGGGCCAATTTCAATCAACAAGTGCGCCAGTTGCGCGCCGGCGCGGAAGTGGTGGTGGCCACCCCCGGACGGTTGCTGGACCATGTGAAACAAGGGACCCTATCGCTGCGCGAAGTTCATACCTTCATTCTTGATGAAGCCGACCGTATGCTCGACATGGGTTTTTTGCCTGCTATTCGCAACATCGTGGCCACACTTCCCTCGCAACGCCAAACCATGCTTTTCTCCGCGACCTATTCCAATGAGATTCAAAAACTCATCAAACAATTTCTCAAGAACCCGGTTGTGGTGGAACTGGCCCGCTCCCAACCTTCTCAGAATGTGACCCAAATGGCTTATCCTGTCGCCCGGGCGCAGAAAGTGGCTTTGTTACAAGCCATTTTAGAACTCGGAAATATGACTTCCGCCCTCGTCTTTACGCGCACCAAACATGGCGCGAGCCGCCTGGCTGAAACCCTCCATCGTCTCGGCAAATCCGTCACGGTCATTCATGGAAACCGCAGTCAAAGCCAGCGCCAACAGGCGCTTTTGGGATTTAAAGAGAAACGGTTCCAGATTTTGGTTGCGACGGACATTGCCGCGCGTGGAATTGATGTGAAAGACATCAGTCATGTCATCAATTTCGATGTTCCTGTGTCTCCCGAAGATTATGTTCACCGCATCGGCCGAACCGGCCGCGCTCAAGCGGTGGGTGAGGCTTTTACGTTGGTGTCGCCGGAAGAAATGAGCCAACTGAAAGGCATTGAACGTTTGATTGGAAAACCCATCCCACGCGGTGTGATTCCTGATTTCCCTTACCAAACTCAACCCAAGGTTTTTGAACAAAACAATCAATCACACAAACCCTTTGGTCAACCTCATCAAGGAGGACGTCCACACAATGGTGGACGCCCCCCTCAACAACGCCATCCCCATCGGGGAGGTCGCCCTCATCAGGGAGGCCGTCCTCAAAATGGCCGTCCTTCTTTCGGTCGTCGTCATCAAGGCGGTCACTCTCAGGGACACGACGCCTCCTCCAATCGTCCTCCTCACCATCGCCATTAG
- the xthA gene encoding Exodeoxyribonuclease III — MINDKMNVMKIATFNVNSIRKRLPIVTEWITKNQPDVMCLQETKVEDKLFPLDPLQNLGYHVTFRGMKAYNGVATLSKEKPSKVVYGLKEGPDSEDFRIIQTVIYGIPIFNTYIPQGYLIDSPKYQYKLTWFQQLRKVFEDRLNPSKPALWLGDLNVAPSPLDVHHPERHKKHVCYHELAQEAYKNTVSWGFVDVFRKLYPDRVQYTFWDFFGNSFANNRGWRIDHILATAPLANRCTQVEVDLAPRQAPTPSDHTVVWAEFKLP; from the coding sequence ATGATTAATGACAAGATGAATGTCATGAAGATTGCGACCTTTAACGTGAACTCCATTCGCAAGCGTTTGCCCATTGTCACGGAATGGATCACAAAAAATCAGCCCGATGTGATGTGTTTACAGGAAACCAAAGTCGAAGACAAACTTTTCCCCTTGGATCCGCTGCAGAACCTGGGGTATCACGTCACGTTCCGCGGAATGAAAGCCTACAATGGGGTGGCCACGCTCTCCAAAGAAAAACCTTCAAAAGTGGTTTATGGTTTGAAAGAAGGTCCTGATTCGGAAGATTTCCGAATCATCCAGACGGTCATTTATGGAATTCCAATTTTTAACACGTATATTCCCCAGGGTTATTTGATCGACTCTCCCAAATACCAATACAAGCTCACCTGGTTTCAACAGTTGAGGAAGGTATTTGAAGATCGGTTGAATCCCTCCAAGCCGGCCCTTTGGCTCGGAGATCTCAATGTTGCGCCCAGCCCTTTGGACGTTCATCATCCTGAACGGCACAAAAAACATGTTTGTTATCACGAACTGGCCCAAGAAGCGTACAAGAACACAGTGAGTTGGGGGTTTGTGGATGTATTCCGAAAACTCTACCCCGATCGTGTTCAATATACGTTTTGGGATTTTTTTGGGAATTCGTTTGCCAACAACCGCGGCTGGCGTATTGACCATATTTTGGCCACCGCTCCTTTGGCCAACCGATGTACCCAAGTCGAAGTTGACTTGGCTCCCCGCCAAGCTCCCACGCCCTCCGACCACACCGTGGTCTGGGCGGAATTTAAGCTGCCTTAA
- the tig_2 gene encoding Trigger factor, whose translation MNASSRPQNFCSLWLVLSVVFLSMGCQNNKVVENGKLVKMNYTLTVDGAVVDSSVNKTPLEFVHGGGQIIPGLEEQIVGLKVGEKKHITLAPENGYGAINPKAQQKVPKKAFGDVSQLKVGMTVNGQNGGRPVQAKVVSIGSKDITLDFNHPLAGKTLDFDIEIMAIEKASTPPTVPQTAEPEKKR comes from the coding sequence ATGAACGCCTCATCCCGTCCTCAAAACTTTTGCTCACTCTGGCTCGTTTTGTCCGTCGTCTTTCTATCGATGGGCTGTCAAAACAACAAAGTGGTGGAAAATGGAAAATTGGTAAAAATGAATTACACCCTCACTGTTGATGGAGCGGTCGTTGACTCTTCCGTCAATAAAACACCGTTGGAATTCGTTCATGGGGGCGGACAAATAATTCCTGGTTTGGAAGAACAGATTGTGGGACTGAAAGTGGGAGAAAAAAAACACATAACTCTTGCTCCTGAAAATGGATATGGCGCGATCAATCCCAAAGCGCAACAAAAAGTGCCCAAAAAAGCTTTTGGCGATGTGAGCCAACTGAAAGTTGGCATGACTGTGAACGGACAAAATGGCGGACGTCCTGTTCAAGCCAAAGTGGTATCCATCGGCTCAAAAGACATCACCTTGGATTTCAACCACCCCTTGGCCGGTAAAACCTTGGATTTTGATATTGAAATCATGGCCATAGAGAAGGCCTCGACGCCACCAACGGTTCCCCAAACAGCAGAACCCGAAAAGAAGAGATAA
- the arnT_2 gene encoding Undecaprenyl phosphate-alpha-4-amino-4-deoxy-L-arabinose arabinosyl transferase produces the protein MFTRIFLRQRPFLAGLIILFGAILFLDLPGAHLFDPDETRYAEIPREMLAHQDWLTFRLNDSRYFEKPPLLYWLNATSMSLLGETPFAARLAVRLACIGTVLLIIGRLGTTVSPLGGLWGGLIFISSLLPFALGRINLTDGVVSFFLTLTLFGVMGFFRERAAGRPGTGFQWLVGFAAALAMLSKGLLALVLPGLVLLPWTLLTGRWKHLRDLLLSWAPVLFFMIVVPSFYVIEKHNPGFLHFFIIREHFQRYSTDIHDRTGHILYFVPIFVGGLLPWTFIFIGQVYKHFTAGEAQEKWQTKGLPLVLGRARIIQNSEELFLFLWCVTPILFFSFSHSKLIPYILPAFPAAAALLGRWISEVTPQDVMSSQKFWIWNALLMTGLVGVGGWVGLQAEAVVTLGLERSVGMMLIFILFGAWLAFYFSRKSVRRALFIQGVAWWGLLFVLVRAIPTLAKDYSSMDMARAAQKVQNATLVAYRTYPHGFPWALKKPILVADFKGELASDGIKDPQLFIGHEEFWKRWNSEEHLLVVFAIRGTDNSMDHFRDLTTRLHEIAKNHRHMLAANFKESRAPYDGATFPGLGPQ, from the coding sequence ATGTTCACTCGAATTTTTCTCAGACAGCGGCCCTTTTTGGCGGGGTTGATTATTCTGTTTGGTGCGATTTTATTTTTGGATCTTCCCGGCGCGCACCTTTTTGATCCCGACGAAACGCGTTATGCGGAAATTCCGCGAGAAATGCTGGCCCATCAAGATTGGCTCACCTTTCGACTCAATGATTCTCGATATTTCGAGAAACCTCCTCTGCTTTATTGGCTGAATGCGACCTCCATGAGTCTCTTGGGAGAAACCCCCTTTGCCGCGCGGCTAGCGGTCCGATTGGCTTGTATTGGCACTGTGCTCCTCATAATAGGAAGGCTGGGGACGACAGTTTCCCCTCTGGGAGGGCTCTGGGGAGGTCTGATTTTTATCTCATCGTTGCTCCCTTTCGCGCTGGGCCGAATCAATTTAACCGATGGGGTGGTTTCGTTTTTTCTAACGCTCACGCTGTTTGGCGTGATGGGATTTTTCCGAGAAAGAGCGGCGGGACGCCCCGGCACAGGTTTTCAATGGTTGGTGGGGTTCGCGGCGGCCTTGGCCATGCTCTCAAAAGGTTTGCTGGCGCTTGTGTTGCCCGGATTGGTTCTTTTGCCTTGGACACTGCTGACCGGTCGATGGAAACATTTGCGTGATTTGCTGCTTTCTTGGGCTCCCGTTCTTTTCTTCATGATTGTGGTGCCTTCATTTTATGTGATCGAAAAACACAATCCCGGCTTCCTGCACTTCTTTATTATTCGAGAACATTTCCAGCGTTATTCAACCGATATTCATGACCGAACGGGACATATTCTCTATTTTGTTCCGATCTTTGTCGGCGGGTTGTTACCGTGGACGTTTATTTTTATCGGGCAGGTCTACAAACATTTCACTGCGGGCGAAGCCCAGGAAAAGTGGCAGACCAAAGGGTTGCCCTTGGTTCTGGGGCGTGCTCGAATTATTCAAAACTCTGAAGAATTATTCTTGTTTCTGTGGTGCGTGACTCCCATTCTCTTTTTTTCCTTTTCTCATTCAAAACTTATCCCCTATATTTTGCCCGCTTTTCCAGCCGCGGCGGCCTTGTTGGGTCGGTGGATATCAGAAGTGACACCCCAAGATGTGATGAGCTCTCAGAAATTTTGGATATGGAACGCCCTTCTGATGACCGGTTTGGTTGGCGTGGGCGGTTGGGTGGGGCTTCAGGCCGAAGCGGTTGTGACGCTCGGTTTGGAGAGAAGTGTTGGAATGATGTTGATATTCATTTTGTTTGGGGCTTGGTTGGCATTTTATTTTTCCAGGAAAAGTGTCCGCCGGGCCCTCTTCATCCAGGGGGTGGCCTGGTGGGGTTTGTTGTTCGTTTTGGTCCGCGCGATCCCCACTCTGGCCAAAGACTATTCCTCCATGGACATGGCGCGTGCCGCTCAAAAGGTTCAAAACGCGACCCTGGTGGCTTACCGAACCTATCCCCATGGATTTCCTTGGGCGCTGAAGAAACCCATTTTGGTGGCGGATTTTAAAGGGGAGCTCGCTTCGGACGGAATCAAAGACCCGCAACTGTTTATCGGGCATGAAGAATTTTGGAAAAGATGGAATTCGGAGGAACATCTTTTGGTCGTTTTTGCCATTCGCGGGACAGACAACTCAATGGACCATTTTCGAGACTTAACCACCCGCCTGCATGAAATTGCCAAAAACCATCGCCACATGCTGGCCGCTAACTTTAAGGAGTCAAGGGCTCCATACGACGGAGCCACTTTTCCGGGGCTTGGGCCGCAGTAA
- the arnB_4 gene encoding UDP-4-amino-4-deoxy-L-arabinose--oxoglutarate aminotransferase translates to MGLGPQSVEFEKAISKYQNRKFAVGTNSCTAALHLALQILDLPPDAEILIPTISFISAPHAVEYISRKIVFVDIQENDLCIDIEDLQKKISEKTKVIIPVHMGGQPCRMDRIVEVAEKHNLTVIEDVANAQGGEWQGKKLGSWGHIGTLSFEAKKNMTTGDGGMIIFDNPEWLNLLRKARWLGIDKDTWRRFSESDTSTSWHYEVDSLGYKYNINDIASTLGLCQLKKLDRVNKAKRKLIRTYLNELAGVGDLFLPTYDLEHGGYWLFIVHTDQRDKLIQFLASEGITCGVHFMPSHLHPYYRRHYPDTRLPVSERVWKRIVTLPLYASLSESEQAHVISSIKKFFKSPR, encoded by the coding sequence GTGGGACTTGGCCCCCAATCTGTCGAGTTTGAGAAGGCCATTTCGAAATATCAAAACCGCAAGTTTGCGGTGGGCACAAATTCCTGCACAGCCGCCCTGCATCTGGCATTACAAATCCTCGATCTGCCGCCCGATGCCGAAATACTCATTCCCACCATTTCTTTTATCTCCGCTCCTCACGCGGTCGAATACATCAGCCGGAAAATTGTTTTTGTCGATATACAGGAAAACGATCTCTGCATAGATATTGAGGATCTTCAAAAAAAAATCAGCGAGAAAACCAAGGTCATCATTCCAGTCCACATGGGTGGCCAGCCCTGCCGTATGGATCGGATCGTCGAAGTGGCCGAAAAACACAACTTGACCGTCATTGAAGACGTGGCCAACGCCCAAGGCGGTGAATGGCAAGGTAAAAAACTCGGGTCGTGGGGCCATATCGGGACCTTGAGTTTCGAGGCGAAAAAAAACATGACCACCGGGGACGGTGGCATGATCATATTCGACAATCCTGAGTGGCTGAATCTTTTACGAAAGGCCCGTTGGCTCGGTATCGACAAAGATACGTGGCGCCGGTTCTCAGAGTCCGATACAAGCACCTCCTGGCATTATGAAGTCGACTCCCTGGGATACAAATACAACATCAATGATATTGCCTCGACATTGGGCCTGTGCCAGTTGAAAAAACTCGACCGGGTTAACAAAGCAAAGCGAAAATTAATTCGCACCTATTTGAATGAGCTTGCGGGGGTGGGGGATCTTTTCCTACCGACTTATGATCTTGAGCACGGTGGATATTGGCTGTTCATCGTGCACACGGACCAGCGGGACAAATTAATCCAATTTCTCGCGTCTGAAGGAATTACCTGCGGCGTGCATTTCATGCCGAGTCATCTTCATCCCTATTATCGCCGACATTATCCTGACACTCGGTTACCGGTTTCCGAACGCGTTTGGAAACGTATTGTGACATTACCTTTGTACGCCTCACTGTCGGAAAGCGAACAAGCCCACGTTATTAGCAGTATTAAGAAGTTCTTCAAATCACCAAGGTGA